Genomic DNA from Sphingobium sp. V4:
GCCCAATGCGACGATCGCGCCCTGACGCTGTCGCCCGAGGAATTGCTCGGGCGAAAGGTCGGGCGCGATCGCGATGCGCAGGCCGTGCGGGTGGCCGGCGTTCAGGGCGCCAGCACCTCCAGCGTCGTGATGTAGGAGGCGCGGCGCTGCGGCGGGCCGGCCGGCGCCTGCGGCCGCGGCGCGGGCGATGCGCCCGCACCGGGACCGGCCTGGCCCGGACCGCCGGGGCCGCCTTCGCCACCTTCGCGTCCGCCACCGATGCTGGCGTTGAGCCAGTACATGCCCGGCTGCGGCCATGTCACCGACAGCTTGCCGTCCTTGTCGGCAATGAGGTCCATCTGGCCCAGCGCATCCCGATAGCGGATGCCGCCGGGAATGACCGTGACCTTGAGGCCGGCGGCGGGCTTGCCGTCGAGCAGGAACTGGAAGGTCGCCGCCTCACCCGAAACGAGGTCGTTGGGGTGGGTGACGGGGACCAGTTCGATGCCTTCGCCGGTCGGCTTGAAGATGGTCGTGGTGGGCGCGCCCAGCGTCACGAAAATTTCGTTGCGGTTGGAAGCTTCGGCGACCTGCACATCGGTGGCGCCGGTGGGCAGTGCGCTGGCCAGCTTGTCCTTGGTAGTGCCGCGCGGCAGCCGCTCGCGCTTGCCGTTCAGCATGTAGCTGCCCATGATGCCGGTCGAGGCATTGGCGATCCGATAGGTGCCGGGCTTGGTCAGGTGGACGTCGAAGGTCGAACGATAGCGCCCCTTGGCCGCATTCTCGATCTTGCCGGCCGCGCCGTCGGGTTCGGTGACGCTGATATTGTCCGTAGCCATCGGGAAATGTTCGAAATAGAAAAGATCGTTGGAAACGGCGGCGTCGACCGTCACCCAGCTTTCATTGCCCGACAGGGTGGTGGAGGACGGCATCATCCATTGGCGATGCGCCTGCGCCGCGCCCGAGAGCAACAGGGCGGCAAGCGCCCCCGCGATCAGAAACCTGGTTTTCATGGCTTTCTTCCCCTTATTTGCCGAAGGTGAGGGTGATGGCGCCCAGTTCGCTGCCGCCCTGCGCCTTGACGGTGGCGCCCGGTTTCGGTGGCCAGGCGAAGGGCAGGCGGACGACTTCGCGACCGCCTACCTCGCGCGCGGCCTCAACCAGCAGCGTGTAATTGCCGGGCGCCAGCAGCCCCAGCGGCCCCTTGCCGGCGGTGAAGGCGATTTTCTGGTCGCCCGGCGCGCGGGTTGCGCCGGTCACGCCATCGGCCGGAAACTTCATTGCCCGACCCGAAGCGCGCCACCACTGGCGCACGTCGCGCAGCCACTTGGTGCCCTCTCCATTGCGCATGTCATAATCATACCAGGCCGACAGGCTGCGGGGAGCTACGCCCTCCTTCTCGATCCAGATCGCGACATAGGGGCGGTGATATTCGGCGACCGACAGGCGCGGGATGGTGACGCTGAGGTTCAGCGTCTGGGCGCTGGCGGGCGCGGCGAGCGCGCCGAGCGCCGCCGTGCCGGTCAGGGCCAAGCTGTGGCGGATCTGCATGGATGGTCCCCCTTAATGGATGAAGATGATGGCGAGGATCGCCGGGATGACGAGGCCGCCCGCGACCAGCGGCCAGGTGGTCGGGCGCCTCTTCGCGTGCAACTGGAGCAGCAGCAGGCCGGTGAGGGCGAAGAGGAAGCAGGCGACCGAGAAGATGTCGATGAACCATTTCCACGCGGTGCCTGCGTTGCGGCCCTTGTGCAGGTCGTTGAGGTAGCTGATCCAGCCGCGGCTGGTACTTTCACTGGTCACGTCGCCGCTCACCCGGTCGATCGCGATCCAGCCGTCGCCGCCGGGGCGCGGCAGGGCAAGATAGACTTCGTCGGCGGACCATTCCGCCACGCCCGCGCCGCTCTGTCCGATCGCCTTTTCCACCCAGGCGGCGACCGGGGCGGGCAGCGGCTTCTTCGCGTCGGGCGCATCATCGGAAGCGAGCTGTTTCAGAAGGTCTGCGGGCAGGGTGGCGTTTTTCTCCACGGTCTGCGGCGCGCCCTCGACATCGGCGGCGTGGTTGAGCGTGATGCCGGTGAAGGCGAAGAGCAGCAGGCCGATGAGGCTGATCGCCGAACTGACCCAATGCCAGGTGTGGAGCTGCTTCAGCCAGAAGGCCTTGGCGCTCTTCTTCTTGGGCGGGTGGATGCGGGCGGTTCCGTGCATCGGGAAGGGACTGGTCCTGCAAAAAACGAGGCCGACCGCATAACGCGAACGCCTCGCAATTGCAAACGAGTCGCAGTCGCCAAATTGTATCAAAATGTATGACGGACTTTTTGTGCGGCGGACGCAGCGCCGGGGGCGACAGGCGCCCTTGCGCCGCTATTGACGGGCAGGTCCATCCCAACTAGCCGAAATATTTGCCGGATGTAAGACAGGCGGAATAACGCCGGGATGTCGGGGCTGTGGATCGGGCCGCTCTTCAGGAGAGCAAGCGGTGGCCGCTATTGGGATGACACTATGCTGCTGCCGGCCGTTGCTGCGGGAATGATGATGATGGGTGCGCAGGCGGAAGCCGAGACACCGCGACTGGCCATGGCCGCCGTTGCCGAGGGGGCGGCGTTGCAGGACACCGCGCCCGCTGCCGGAACGCCGCCACCCCCCGTCGTGCCGACCGTTCCGCCGGCCGCGAATGGGGCCGGCGCCACGCAGGACATCGTCGTTACCGGGGAGAAGGGCGCGCCCAAGGGCGATCCGCTGGAACAGCTGAACGCCAAGAGCTTCGAAGCGGTGCAGTCGGTCGACAAGGCGGTCGTCGAGCCGGTGGCCAAGGCCTATAACAAGGGTCTGCCGCGTCCGGTGCGCAAGGGGTTGCGCAACTTCTTCTCCAATCTGGGCGAGCCAGTGGTCGCCGCCGCCTATCTGTTGCAGTTCAAGCCGGGCAAGGCAGCGGAGACGGTCGGCCGCTTCGGCGTCAATTCGACGCTGGGTTTCTTGGGCCTCTTCGATGTCGCCAAGCGCAAGCCCTTCCACCTGCCCCACCGGAATAACGGCCTTGCAAACACGCTGGGCTATTATGGCGTGAAGCCCGGTCCCTATATGTATCTGCCTATCGTCGGCCCGACCACGCTGCGCGACATCATTGGCGATACGGTGGACAAGATGGTGCTGCCCTTCATCGCCGGCGATCCCTTTACCCGGCCGGCCTATGTCCTCCCGACGACGATCCTCAACCAGCTGGGCGAGCGCGCTGCTTTCGACGAGACGATCCAGGCGATCCGCAAGGAGGATGACCCCTATACGGTCTATCGCGAGCTGTATCTGAAGCAGCGGCAGGCGGAGATCGACGCGCTGCATGGGCGCGCGCCGGCCGAGCCGATCGTGCCCATCTATGGCGAGGATATGCCGACGCCGGGCAAGAAGAACGCGCCCAAGGTGACGATCCCGGATCGGGACGGACCGGACATGAATGAGCCGGAGACGGACCAGCCGCAATAAGCGCGCGGATTGGAAACGACGGAACGACGTAAAGTCATCCGACTCCACAAAAAAGGGGCGCCATCCTCATGGAGGGCGCCCCTTTTTTCATGACCGGGAGATTAGCGCCCCAGCAGTCCGCGCGCCTGACCCGCGATTTCGGCCAACATCGCGACATTGGGCGTCGCGGCCGCCTTGGCGCGCTGGACGAGCGTGCGGAACTGGCGGACGCGCGCGCCCTTGGCCTGGAGCCACTGCTCGACATGGGTGGCGATGTCCTGGCCCTTCCCCTGGGCGAGGAAGTCGAGCCGTACCTGCTGCATGTCGCGGGCGACGCCGGAGATGAGCAGGCGTTCCCAGGGATCGGTCGGCTCCATCCGCGCGGCGGCGGACTGGACCCAGTCGATGCCGACCGCTTCGCCCAGATGGGTGAAGGCGCGGGTGAGTGCGATTTCGTCCACGTCCATGCGCGCGGCGAGCGCGGCGATGCCCACCGCGCCGTCGAGCTTGAACAGCCCGGCGGTGCGCAGCGCCAGCGCTTCGGGCGCGCCGAGACCGAGCAGGCGGTCGGTGACGGCATTGGTGCGCCGCTGCGCCTCGCTGGTCAGCAGGTCGTCGACCTGGGCGGCGAGCTTGCCGACGCCCGCGGCCAGTCGCTCATGGCCCTGCGCCGGCAGCGTGCCGGTGGGCAGGGCGCGCAATATGTCGGCGATCTGCGCGCGCATCCCCCCGGCAATATCGCTGAACAGGGCAAGGCGCGCCCCTTCGGACATCTCGGCCGCGTCGATGTCCGCCCACAGCGTGCCGATGTCGTAGAGACGTTCGGCGATCAGGAAGGCGCTGGCGAGATCGGCGAGCGAGCAGCCCTCCTCTTCCGCCAGTTCGAAGGGATGGATGAGGCCGAGGCGGTTGACGATGCGGTTCGCGACCTTGGTGGCGATGATCTCCTTCCTCAGCGCATGGGCGGCGATCGCGTCGGCTTCCTTCTGCTGCATGGCAGGGGGGAAGGCGGCGGCGAGTTCGCTGCCCATGGTCACGTCGGTGGCGAGGTCGCCCTGTTCGATCGCATCCTGAAGCGCCAGCTTGGCCGTGGACAGCAGCACGGCGAGTTCGGGGCGCGTCAGCCCCTGGCCGTCCTGGCCACGCCGCAGCAACTGGTCGTTGGCGGCCAGCCCCTCCACCTGCCGGTCGAGCCGGCCGCTTTCCTCGAACGTCTCGATCAGGCGGACATAGGAGGCGAGGTCGGCGGCGCCACCGGCTTCGGCGATGGACAGGCCCAGCGCCTGGAGGCGGTTATCCTCCAGCACGATGTCGGCCACCGCGTCGGTCATGCTTTCCAGCAGCCGGTTGCGCTCCTCGAAGGGCAGGCGGCCTTCGGCCATTTCCTTGTTGAGCGCGATCTTGATGTTGACCTCATTGTCCGAGCAGTCGACGCCGGCCGAATTGTCGATGAAGTCGGTGTTGATGCGGCCGCCCTGCAACGAGAAGGCGATGCGGCCGGCCTGGGTGACGCCCAGGTTCGCGCCTTCGCCGACCACCTTTACGCGCAGCTGTTCGGCATTGATGCGCAACCGGTCGTTGGCCGGATCGCCGACATCGCCGTGGCTTTGCGCGGCGGCCTTCACATAGGTGCCGATGCCGCCGAACCAGAGAAGGTCGGCCGGAGCCTTCAGGATGGCGGAGATGAGCGCCGTCGGTTCCATTTCCGTTTCGGTCACGCCCAGGATTGCCTGGACTTCCGGGGTCAGGGGCACGCTTTTCAGGCTGCGCGAAAAGACGCCGCCGCCAGCGGAAATGAGCGACTTGTCATAATCCTCCCAGCTGGAACGGGGCAGCTGGAACAGCCGGTTGCGTTCGTCCCAGCTCCTGGCCGGATCGGGTGCGGGGTCGAAGAAGATGTGACGATGGTCGAAGGCAGCGACCAGCTTGATCGACTTGCTGAGCAGCATCCCGTTGCCGAACACGTCGCCCGACATGTCGCCGCAACCCACGACCTGCACCGGTTCGTTCTGCACGTCGACGCCCATTTCGGCGAAGTGGCGCTGGACGCTGATCCACGCGCCGCGCGCGGTGATGCCCATCGCCTTGTGGTCATAGCCGTTGGAGCCGCCGCTGGCGAAGGCGTCGCCCAGCCAGAATTTGCGGTCGAGCGCGATGGCGTTGGCGACGTCGCTGAAGGTCGCCGTGCCCTTGTCGGCGGCGACCACGAAATAGGGGTCTTCGCCGTCGTGAATGACCACCTGCGGCGGGTGCTTCACCTTGTCGTTGACGATATTGTCCGTGACCGACAGCAGGGCGCGGATGAAGATGCGGTAGCTTTCGGTGCCTTCCGCCAGCCAGGCGTCGCGGTCGATCTGCGGATTGGGCAATTGCTTGGGATAGAAGCCGCCCTTCGCGCCGGTCGGCACGATGACGGCATTCTTCACCCGCTGCGCCTTCATCAGGCCCAATATTTCGGTGCGGAAGTCGTCGCGCCGGTCGGACCAGCGCAAGCCGCCGCGGGCCACCGGGCCGGCGCGCAGATGGATGCCCTCGACGCGCGGGGAATAGACCCAGATTTCGCGCCACGGAAGCGGGGCGGGCAGGCCCGGGATCTGCGCGCTGTCCAGCTTGAAGGCGATGGCCTCTGCCGCTGCCTTGCTGAAGAAATTGGTGCGCAGCGTGGCGGTGACGACCGCGCGCAGCAGGCGCAGCACGCGATCCTCGTCGATCGCGGTCACATGGTCGAGGCCGGCGTCGATCGCCGCCTGCGCCTGCGCTATCCTCTCGTTTGCGCCGTCGCGCGCGGCGGGATCATGCAGCGCCTCGAACAGGGTGA
This window encodes:
- a CDS encoding NAD-glutamate dehydrogenase domain-containing protein, yielding MTALADTKIKEVDTFIREALEEALARSALPGEREGFDSAAVAAAAAFLGRTANGRKPGVPAIAVETLGEGATGRFMRIALVNDDMPFLVDSIANTLAAADITIHRLLHPVLSVARDGAGALSAILDDDAPGARRESMIYIEADRADAKARRALEKALEDTLADVRATVADWAPMQTAMANDADAVPDEEGAALLRWFLARHFTQVGHEIIRRDGSSVARLGICTRHDKPLIAPASLEAAFVWFEEGKRTPLIVKSSRLSRVHRHVLLDLVIVPLREGREVTALSIHAGMWTSSGLSATPDKVPLLRSALSTLMDKFGFDPAGHAGKTLAHALTALPHDITIGFDRETLERLALTFMSLSDRPRPQLALATSALARHLYAFVWLPRDELSTARRTAIQDMLARAANGPVLSWSIALEEGGLALLRITLDLRDGGVVPDDAALDQQLKQMVRGWVPAVEEALAATEEAGRAAALAQRFAPGFPLAYRNGAGPVEAAIDIRLLHGLSGAGDKSIRIYRNPEDSAERLRLKLYSHHTTALSEVVPAFENFGFRVIEEMTTALENGGLGHVQRFVLELPAGGNAQAVVDRAEIVTEAIAQVLEGHAENDRLNELIVTAGLTPRSVVLFRSLYRYLRQTGMAYGMATVAETLRRAQDVAASLVTLFEALHDPAARDGANERIAQAQAAIDAGLDHVTAIDEDRVLRLLRAVVTATLRTNFFSKAAAEAIAFKLDSAQIPGLPAPLPWREIWVYSPRVEGIHLRAGPVARGGLRWSDRRDDFRTEILGLMKAQRVKNAVIVPTGAKGGFYPKQLPNPQIDRDAWLAEGTESYRIFIRALLSVTDNIVNDKVKHPPQVVIHDGEDPYFVVAADKGTATFSDVANAIALDRKFWLGDAFASGGSNGYDHKAMGITARGAWISVQRHFAEMGVDVQNEPVQVVGCGDMSGDVFGNGMLLSKSIKLVAAFDHRHIFFDPAPDPARSWDERNRLFQLPRSSWEDYDKSLISAGGGVFSRSLKSVPLTPEVQAILGVTETEMEPTALISAILKAPADLLWFGGIGTYVKAAAQSHGDVGDPANDRLRINAEQLRVKVVGEGANLGVTQAGRIAFSLQGGRINTDFIDNSAGVDCSDNEVNIKIALNKEMAEGRLPFEERNRLLESMTDAVADIVLEDNRLQALGLSIAEAGGAADLASYVRLIETFEESGRLDRQVEGLAANDQLLRRGQDGQGLTRPELAVLLSTAKLALQDAIEQGDLATDVTMGSELAAAFPPAMQQKEADAIAAHALRKEIIATKVANRIVNRLGLIHPFELAEEEGCSLADLASAFLIAERLYDIGTLWADIDAAEMSEGARLALFSDIAGGMRAQIADILRALPTGTLPAQGHERLAAGVGKLAAQVDDLLTSEAQRRTNAVTDRLLGLGAPEALALRTAGLFKLDGAVGIAALAARMDVDEIALTRAFTHLGEAVGIDWVQSAAARMEPTDPWERLLISGVARDMQQVRLDFLAQGKGQDIATHVEQWLQAKGARVRQFRTLVQRAKAAATPNVAMLAEIAGQARGLLGR
- a CDS encoding DUF4198 domain-containing protein — its product is MKTRFLIAGALAALLLSGAAQAHRQWMMPSSTTLSGNESWVTVDAAVSNDLFYFEHFPMATDNISVTEPDGAAGKIENAAKGRYRSTFDVHLTKPGTYRIANASTGIMGSYMLNGKRERLPRGTTKDKLASALPTGATDVQVAEASNRNEIFVTLGAPTTTIFKPTGEGIELVPVTHPNDLVSGEAATFQFLLDGKPAAGLKVTVIPGGIRYRDALGQMDLIADKDGKLSVTWPQPGMYWLNASIGGGREGGEGGPGGPGQAGPGAGASPAPRPQAPAGPPQRRASYITTLEVLAP
- a CDS encoding PepSY-associated TM helix domain-containing protein yields the protein MHGTARIHPPKKKSAKAFWLKQLHTWHWVSSAISLIGLLLFAFTGITLNHAADVEGAPQTVEKNATLPADLLKQLASDDAPDAKKPLPAPVAAWVEKAIGQSGAGVAEWSADEVYLALPRPGGDGWIAIDRVSGDVTSESTSRGWISYLNDLHKGRNAGTAWKWFIDIFSVACFLFALTGLLLLQLHAKRRPTTWPLVAGGLVIPAILAIIFIH
- a CDS encoding VacJ family lipoprotein; its protein translation is MLLPAVAAGMMMMGAQAEAETPRLAMAAVAEGAALQDTAPAAGTPPPPVVPTVPPAANGAGATQDIVVTGEKGAPKGDPLEQLNAKSFEAVQSVDKAVVEPVAKAYNKGLPRPVRKGLRNFFSNLGEPVVAAAYLLQFKPGKAAETVGRFGVNSTLGFLGLFDVAKRKPFHLPHRNNGLANTLGYYGVKPGPYMYLPIVGPTTLRDIIGDTVDKMVLPFIAGDPFTRPAYVLPTTILNQLGERAAFDETIQAIRKEDDPYTVYRELYLKQRQAEIDALHGRAPAEPIVPIYGEDMPTPGKKNAPKVTIPDRDGPDMNEPETDQPQ
- a CDS encoding DUF2271 domain-containing protein codes for the protein MQIRHSLALTGTAALGALAAPASAQTLNLSVTIPRLSVAEYHRPYVAIWIEKEGVAPRSLSAWYDYDMRNGEGTKWLRDVRQWWRASGRAMKFPADGVTGATRAPGDQKIAFTAGKGPLGLLAPGNYTLLVEAAREVGGREVVRLPFAWPPKPGATVKAQGGSELGAITLTFGK